ACGTGCGCTCGCGGTGAGGCCCCGCGCCCCGGCCTTCAGAAGCAAGAGGTGACGCCATGACCCGCCTGCCGCTCATGATCGACCTCTCCGCCGCCGCCCTCACGCCAGAAGAGCGCGAGCTCCTGGCCGAGCGGCGCGTGGCCGGCGTGTGCCTGTTCGGCCGCAACGTGACGGACCGCCACCAGCTGGCCGACTACGTGGCCGAGGCGCGCGCGCTGGCCGGTGACGAGCTGGTGGTGGGCATAGACCAGGAGGGCGGCGGGGTGCTGCGGCTGCTCGACGTGCCGTTCCCGCCCGCCGCCATGGCGCTGGGCGCCGCCGACGACCCGGTGCTCACGGAGGAGGTGGCCGCCGCCACGGGCCGCGCCCTCGCCGCCGTTGGGGTGAACCTCGACTTCGCGCCCGTGGCCGACGTGAACTCCAACCCCGCCAACCCCGTGATAGCCGACCGCTCGTTCGGCGCCGACCCGGCGCTGGTGGCGCGCCACGTGGCGGCGTTCGTGCGCGGCCTGCAGTCGGCCGGCGTGGGGGCCACGCTCAAGCACTTCCCCGGCCACGGCGACACGAGCCTCGACTCGCACCTCGACCTGCCGGTGGTCGACCGCTCGCTCGGCGAGCTGCGCGCCACCGAGCTCGTGCCGTTCCGCGCGGGCATGGCCGCCGGCGCGGCCGCCGTGATGAGCGCCCACATCGTGCTGCCGCGGCTCGAGCCCGGCGTGCCCGCCACCCTGTCGCGCCGCGCCATGCACGGCCTGCTGCGCGAGGAGCTCGGCTTCGAGGGGTTGAGCGTCACGGACGCGCTCGACATGAAGGCCGTCGCCGACCGCTTCTCGCCCGGGGAGGCGGTCGTGCGCGCCCTGCTGGCGGGCGTGGACGTGCCGCTCACGCTCGGGTCTGTCGCCAAGCACCGCTCAGTGCTGGCAGCCATCGACGAGGCGCTGGCGGCGGGCGGGTTCGGGCCGGACGGCCTGGCGGGACCGCTGGCGCGCCTCGCCGCGTTCGCGCGCGCCTACCCCGCCCGCGCGGAGGGCGGCCGGTTGGACGCCGCGGTCGAGGCCGCCGACCGCGCCACCATGGCGCGCGCCACCCGCGCCGGCCTCGTGACGCTCGCCGGACCCCTCCCGGAGCTGGCGCCGGGCGACAGGGTGGCGGTCCTCGCCAACCGGACCGTGCGCGCCAGCGCCGCCAGCCAGGTGAGCGCCCGGCCCGCCGAGGGGTTGGTGGAGGAGCTGCAGCGGCGCGGGGTGCAGGTCGCGTGGCTCGAGCTGCCGTGGGGCGAGGCGGTCGACCCCACTCCCTTCCTTGGGGGCCTGTCGCCCCTCCCGCGCGCCGTGCTCTACGCCTCCACCAGCCGCACGCGGGTGGCGGAGGGCGAGGCCGTCACGGCGCGCAACGCAGCCGAGTGGGCGCGTCACGCCGGCAGGGAGTTCGTGCACGTTGCCCTCTGGAACCCGTACTCCGCCGAGCTGGTGCCGGGGCCGGCGCTGCTGGCGTTCGGCTACCGGGGGACGGTCGCCGCGGCCGTGGTGGAGGCGTTGATGGGGGGCGGCGCCTCGGCGCGGGCCCCGGTACCGCTAAGAGCGTTGGCTAAGTGAGTGGCCGCATCTCGTTCGCGAAATCAACGAGCATCTCTGCCTGGCGCATCGCCACCTTCAGGTCGTTTCGACTGACGTGGATCATGCCGTACTGGGCCTTGTCCTTGAGGTCTATCAGGCGCCGCAGCGCCGTTGCTGCTTCGGCGCCCCGTGGCATGACCATCGCAACCAGAGGTTCGGCGTCGTGGTGGTCGTCGCCTCGCGAGCGGCGACCTAGGGCGTAGCAGCAAGCGGCATCGACTGCAGCTATGCCAGCGAGCACCGTAAGCGATGCGGCTACGCTCCACGAGGCGGCATCGTCCTCATCCTGCAGAAGACGAGCTACCTCCAAGAACTTCCCGGCTGACGTCGCGCGGGTGCGCCCCTCCGCCGAGCCACATCCTTCGGTCCTTGTCTTCCCACGACTCACGTGACCGCCTCCCCAAGGAGTACCTGCGCCGGCGGTCCCGTGAGGGTCACCGCGTCGCTTAGTAGCTCATCGACGATGGGTGGGTGTTCTTGCTTCAAGCGCTCGAGTTCCTGAACGCCTATCTCGGCGATGCCGGCGTGGTGCCCCGTCCACCCGAGTACGAGGCCCGCGAGCTCGTCCAACTGGCGGCGCCATCCCCCATCTTCCTCGACCGTTGCTTCCGGGCGGACTATGAACAGATCGACGTCGCTACTGGCGCCGCCGTCACCCCGAGCCACCGAGCCGAAGAGCGATGCGTGACAAGGCGGCGTTGCCCAAGTTGTGAGTTCGCTCCTGAGGCGGTCGATCAGTGCTTGTCGCAAGGAGAGTAGAGCCAGAACGGGCTCAGCCGCCAGGTGCCGACGGTTCAAAGTGAAGAGCAGTGCGGCGCCCGCCCCAGCCTCTTGAACGTTGACCAGCCCCTGTTCTGCGAGGCGCTGCAAGACTCGAGCGACCGTGCTGCGGGACCCACCGGAAAGCCGCGCTACCTCACGCCCGCTCAACGGCCGCGTGGTCCTCGCCAACACCACGAGGACCTTGCTGGTGCTGTCCGGGAGGACCGCTAGGTAGGGCGCCGAAGAGTCCATGGGTCATCATACTGAACGTGGCCCATATCTGGGTCATGTGACCCAGATATGGGGCGACGGTGGTTGCCCCCTAATCGGCGACCAGCACGCCTTGAACCCCTGGCCGGGGCACGCTGCTTACGGGAACCGGACCCGAACTCGCCGCCTACCCGGCGCGAAGATGCGCCACGACCCCGCCGGCCTCTCGCAACATGGCCTCGTAGGGGGTCACGGGTGCGAAGCGGAAAGGACGCGGCGCGCTCCCAGGGCCGTCGATCAGCAGGACCGTGCCGGCCGCCAGGTCCAGGTCGAGGACGGTCTCGGGCGTGAGTGCTTCGTAGAACGCCTCGTCTGCGAGGGTGATGGCGATGAGCCCCTCGTCGCGCGCGCCCAGCCGGTAGAGGGGAGCGATGCTGGGCGCTATCACGGCGCGGACCCCGGCAGTCAGCAGCGCCCGCACGGACGACGCCCGGTTGCTGCCCACCCCGAAGTTCTCGTCGCCCACAAAGACGGTGCCATCAAGGTGGCGCTCCGCGGCGGAGGGGTCGAGGTGGTGGAGCAGGAGCCGCCGCGCCACGCGCGGGTCGGGGTCGCTGGACGTGCCAACGCCGGGGACGCTGGAGGGGGTCAGGTCGTCCGTGGAGATGAGGCCCCGCAGCCTGACGACGTTGCCGGTCGTGGGCCACGTGACCGTGGGTGCCGCGGTGCCGGGGCGGTCGGTGGTCGGCGCGTCGCCGTCGGCGTTGAGCCGGCCCGTGCGCGCCGCGGTGCCGGCGGCGCGGCCGCCCACGAGGATGATGTGCGCGCGGGGCGAGCCGAGCCGGCCGAGGGTGTTGCGGTTGCCGGTGAACACGGCGACCTCGCCGTCGGCCAACCGCGTCATCCCGAAACCGAAGCACGGGCCGCAACCGGGGGCGAGGAGGGTGACCCCGGCGGCCTCCATCCGGCTTACGATGCCGGCCTCGCCGAGTCGCGCCAGCACGCCGGCCGTGGCGGGCGCGACGACG
This DNA window, taken from Trueperaceae bacterium, encodes the following:
- the nagZ gene encoding beta-N-acetylhexosaminidase, which produces MTRLPLMIDLSAAALTPEERELLAERRVAGVCLFGRNVTDRHQLADYVAEARALAGDELVVGIDQEGGGVLRLLDVPFPPAAMALGAADDPVLTEEVAAATGRALAAVGVNLDFAPVADVNSNPANPVIADRSFGADPALVARHVAAFVRGLQSAGVGATLKHFPGHGDTSLDSHLDLPVVDRSLGELRATELVPFRAGMAAGAAAVMSAHIVLPRLEPGVPATLSRRAMHGLLREELGFEGLSVTDALDMKAVADRFSPGEAVVRALLAGVDVPLTLGSVAKHRSVLAAIDEALAAGGFGPDGLAGPLARLAAFARAYPARAEGGRLDAAVEAADRATMARATRAGLVTLAGPLPELAPGDRVAVLANRTVRASAASQVSARPAEGLVEELQRRGVQVAWLELPWGEAVDPTPFLGGLSPLPRAVLYASTSRTRVAEGEAVTARNAAEWARHAGREFVHVALWNPYSAELVPGPALLAFGYRGTVAAAVVEALMGGGASARAPVPLRALAK
- a CDS encoding helix-turn-helix domain-containing protein; the encoded protein is MDSSAPYLAVLPDSTSKVLVVLARTTRPLSGREVARLSGGSRSTVARVLQRLAEQGLVNVQEAGAGAALLFTLNRRHLAAEPVLALLSLRQALIDRLRSELTTWATPPCHASLFGSVARGDGGASSDVDLFIVRPEATVEEDGGWRRQLDELAGLVLGWTGHHAGIAEIGVQELERLKQEHPPIVDELLSDAVTLTGPPAQVLLGEAVT